ATCCCACCCCCTATTTCTATCCGATACGTGAAGTTCTCTAGCCAGTTCTGCATCACCCACCAGGCTAAGGGGGCAGCTATTACGAATGCCAAAATCAACAGGCGAGTGAATTCTTTGCCAAACAGCCATAGGATACTTGGCAAGCTGGCACCTAATACTTTCCGTACCCCTACCTCTTTGGTTTTCTGAGCTGCCATGAATGATACTAAGCCGTACAAACCAAGGCAACCAATGATAATGGCGATGCTGGCAAAAATCTGGATCAGCCGGAAGATCATATTATCCGTTTCATAGAATCGGGCAATCTGCTCATCCAGGAAACTATATTCAAAGACATGGTTCGGAAAGACTTCCACCCAACTCGTTTCAAGATCTGACAAAGTGGACTGTAGATTGCCAGGATTAATCTTTACAGCACAACTAGAATACCAATCAGTTGAGGTAGTAATACAAAGCGGATCAATAGTCTCATGAAAAGACCTATTATGAAAGTCCTTTACCACACCCACAATAGTTCCTTCACTACCGTTGAGACCAATCCACACTCTTTTTCCGATCACATCCTCGGGGGAATGCTCTCCGAACCTCCTTACCGCGGTCTCATTAATCAAAAACTCCCGAACCGTATCCGAGGGTTGTAAGTTACGCCCGGCTACAATCTGTAAGTCAAACGTAGGAACGTACTGATGGTCACCTGCCTTCACGGTAATATCGAAGTTCTCGTTTTCGGTGCGGGAACTATAGCGTACGTCCACGCTAGCCCAGCCCTCAGAAGCCGGGGCACGACTGCAAAAGGCTATTTTTTCTACATCAGCGAGTTGGGAAATCTCCGAGTCGAGTGCGCTTATAGTCGATTTTTCCTTTTCAGGTACGGGGAGCATCACGATGGCGTCTTTGGCGAAACCCATGTCCGCTTGCCGGGAGTAACGCACCTGGTTCGCGATCACAATAGTACCGATGATCAGCAGCTGTGAAATTACAAACTGAGTGATTACCAAACCCCTCCGTAATGAGAACCCACCCGCGTGTTTCTGGGATAGTTTACCTTTCAGAGCCATAACGGGCTGAAAGCCTGCCATAATTAAACCGGGATAGGAACCGGAAAGTACGATTACAACCAGCAGCAGAATGGGCAAGAATGTAAGTAGATAAATATCCTGAAAAATGTTGATCTGAAGCTGAATATTGAGCAGTTGATTCAGGTAGGGCAGCGCTAACTGGGCGAATGCATAAGCTAATACCAGTGCCAATATCGTGATTAAGGCTGTTTCAGTTATAAACTGCCAGAAAAGTTGCCCTCGTTTGCTTCCCAGTGCCTTCCGTACCCCAATCTCCTTCGCCCGGCGAAGTGCTTGGGCAGTAGCCAGGTTAATAAAATTTACGCAAGCTGTGATGATCAGAAACAAGCCAATCAGAGACAAAGCCCACAGGTTTTTCTTGGCTATGTAACCTCCTAAATCAGGATTGAAGTGAATATCCGAAATGTGCTGAAGTTTGAACTGGTATATTTCAGCATCCCGTTCGTTGTAGTATTTTTTAGACAGTTCGGGAAAGGTTTCATTTACCTCGGAAGGTGGGACATCGGGTTTTAGCAGCATAAAGCAGTGCATACCTCCGGCTATCCCCTGCCAACTATCACCGGCTAACCACGCATTGTACTCTTTCAGGCTACTGTACGATAAATAAATTTCATCCCGACGGTCAGTGTTGATTGGCAAATCTTGCAGAA
This region of Tunicatimonas pelagia genomic DNA includes:
- a CDS encoding ABC transporter permease produces the protein MSNQSTPPKLPLRFFRWYCHPDYAEDIEGDLWERYERNVEEKGERAACWRFAQDVTKLFRPGIIRPFCKIQPINHTAMFQNYFKIGWRNLLNHKGYSVINVLGLTLGITGAILIFTLVKYHLSFDTFHSKADRIYRVTTEFHQEEISRESNVPQPIGKALRDDYTFAEKIAMVYSDSDWLVSVPSSEDDKKFKEHIAFAEPEFFDILDFPLVQGDKNTILTEPNTAVITERIAEKLFGDQNPIDQMIRVQNKLDFRITGVLQDLPINTDRRDEIYLSYSSLKEYNAWLAGDSWQGIAGGMHCFMLLKPDVPPSEVNETFPELSKKYYNERDAEIYQFKLQHISDIHFNPDLGGYIAKKNLWALSLIGLFLIITACVNFINLATAQALRRAKEIGVRKALGSKRGQLFWQFITETALITILALVLAYAFAQLALPYLNQLLNIQLQINIFQDIYLLTFLPILLLVVIVLSGSYPGLIMAGFQPVMALKGKLSQKHAGGFSLRRGLVITQFVISQLLIIGTIVIANQVRYSRQADMGFAKDAIVMLPVPEKEKSTISALDSEISQLADVEKIAFCSRAPASEGWASVDVRYSSRTENENFDITVKAGDHQYVPTFDLQIVAGRNLQPSDTVREFLINETAVRRFGEHSPEDVIGKRVWIGLNGSEGTIVGVVKDFHNRSFHETIDPLCITTSTDWYSSCAVKINPGNLQSTLSDLETSWVEVFPNHVFEYSFLDEQIARFYETDNMIFRLIQIFASIAIIIGCLGLYGLVSFMAAQKTKEVGVRKVLGASLPSILWLFGKEFTRLLILAFVIAAPLAWWVMQNWLENFTYRIEIGGGIFALAIAATFLIAMLTVSFQSVRAALANPVDSLRNE